A region of the Synechococcus sp. PCC 7502 genome:
ATTGACTCACAAGCAGTGAAAAATACTTGTAATGCAAGTATAGAGCCTGTTTCATATCTCATGAGTAGCAATTCTTTTTAGCATCAAACGAATAAAGCAAAGATTGAGTTTAGCTGTAGCATTAACGAGAGTTCTCTCAAAGTTCTTAACTAAGATTTTGCATCTTTCAACCCAAGCATTTGACCTTTCAATTACCCACCTTGTCGGCACAACTACAAACCCAGACAGACCTTTTTCTGCCTTCTGTTGCTTTGATACCTTAGGAGAAATTTCAAACCTAATCTTAGTCATAATCTCAGGATATATCTTCTCTAGTTCTTGGATCAGTTTCTCGATATGATAACCACTATCCAGCAATATCGTAGTTAGCGTAATGTCATCTGGTTTCGATTTGAAGTAATCAATGTTAATCGTTAACATCTCAATCAGTCCTTGGTCATCTGATACATTTGCTCTTGTTAAATAGGTAAAGAAAGGAAATCCCAGAGTGTCAACGGCTAAATGTCTTTTGATCCCGTTAGTTGCTTTGTAGGAGCAGAAGCCCTTGGATTCTATACTTGCATTACAAGTATTTTTCACTGCTTGTGAGTCAATGATGATTAAAGTTGTCCATTTTGATTTTTTTTGACTGTTCACGGGCTGTTGAATGCAAGGTTTCCATAATCGCAGTAAATGTACCTGTATCTTTCCACTCCTTGTAGTATCGATAGACTGTAGAGAATGGTGGTAAGTCTCGGGGCATATCTCGCCAATTACAACCGTTTTTGAGTTGGTAGAGTATGCCGTCTAAAATTTGTCTTTTTGTCCAAGTTGGCGGTCTAGTTTGCTTTTTCTTTGGGAGCAATGGTTCTATAATTTCCCATTCTTTATCTGTTAGGCTACTTGAGTATGGATTTAGCATTTTCTAAGTATCATACATCTTGCTCATAATAGATATGAAACAGGCTCTATAAACAAAACCTTATTTTTTCTGATAGTTCCAGTTTTCCCTTTATCCAAAAACCATAATGTACACGGAAGAGTCACTGTATAGAAAAAATTAGAGCCAACAGCAACCATCACATCGACAGAACCAGACTGAATCAACTTTTTACGAATCTCTAGCTCAGAACCTCTTGCATCACTAGCCGAATTAGCCATGACAAACCCAGCCCGACCTTTTGGACTCAAAGAGCTATAGAAATAATGAATCCATAGATAGTTAGCATTATCAGCCCTTGGCATTCCAAACGCTTTAAGTCTTGGGGCACTCTCGATTCTATCCTTATCAACCTTATCCACATTAAACGGTGGATTTGCCATCACAAAGTCAAACTTGCCTAGACTGTCGTGAATATCGTCGTAATAGCTGTTACCTTCCTTGATGTCGCCAGATAAGCCATGTACGGCTAGGTTCATGTGACAAAGACGAACCGTCTCACCTACCTTTTCTTGACCGTAGATACTAATTTCTTTATTAGCTTCCTTCTTATGCCTTTCGACAAACAAAGCACTTTGGACAAACATACCCCCCGAACCACAAGCAGGGTCAAAAATACGACCGTGAAAAGGCTCGATGATTTCTACTATTAGTTTTACCACTGAGGTAGGCGTAAAAAACTCTCCCCCCTTTTGCCCTTCACTCCTAGCAAACTTGCCTAGAAAATATTCATAGATTTTCCCAAAAGCATCACCTTCTAAGTCAGTCCCCATATCAATGCTGCTAAACTTCTTCAGAAGCTCAACTAACAAGTTGTTTTCTAGCTGATTGTAATTTTTCGGTAGGACATTATTTAGAGCAGGATTATCAAGTTCAATCGCTCTCATTGCCTCATTGATGGCTTTACCTGTGTTTTCACCTTCTGGCAAAGCTTGCAGCCTAGAGAACCTTGCAGTATCAGATAGGTACATAACCCCTTTAGCTTGATAGTCCGTTTTAGTAATTGCTCTTCTACCAGTACCTTTACTTTTTAGCTCTTCTTCTACCTTAGAAAATTTCCAGTCAGCGTAGCGTAGGAAAATAAGCCCTAAGACAGGTACAGAGTATTCTGATGACTTTAGTTTAGAGTTTGCTCTTAGTTCATCTGCTGCTTCCCATAGTCGTTTCTCTAAATCAGTTGTATTAGCAGCCATAGCGGACAATATAAATAAAATGCAGTTACTCTTAATTAGCAGAGTTTAAGCATTTTGTCATGTCTATACTTAAAAACCTTCAAGAACTATATGGAGAAAGTCAAAGATTATTAAATTCTAAACAGGTATTTATATTTTCTGGGAAAATTTTTTAGTGTAAGGAAATTGCTATCAACTTTTACTTTTCTGTAGACCGAACGCAGTGAGGTTCTAACTTCTTGGAGTTAGGGACAAAGCCCCACAATCGTTTATGTCAGTCGTTAAATGAAGCAGGTTTTTGTAAATAATGGGAAAAAATCATCGCACTGGTATGTACAAATAGGTTAAGCTCTGCTAAGAAAATTTCCCATGTATGTATACGAATTATATGAACATCACTGCCATGATGTTTACAGAAAGATATAGCTATGTCTAGGGGATATGTAGCCATTCTTATTTCCCAATACTTTATTCAAGAAATAGAAGAGACTGGGTTTGAGGCTGTTAAATTTTTTTGGGCAGATAGTATTGACTATTTCCCTGAATTAGAAACTCGTTTGGAAGATTGGATGGCAAACCTTCATCTTTTACTATCAGGAAGCGAAAATTTTTCTATGCCATCTTTCATTATTTCTCATGATATGGAGGGGAAAGAAGTTTTGCTAATCAATGCTTTGATGGGATGTCATAACATTGA
Encoded here:
- a CDS encoding transposase, whose amino-acid sequence is MNSQKKSKWTTLIIIDSQAVKNTCNASIESKGFCSYKATNGIKRHLAVDTLGFPFFTYLTRANVSDDQGLIEMLTINIDYFKSKPDDITLTTILLDSGYHIEKLIQELEKIYPEIMTKIRFEISPKVSKQQKAEKGLSGFVVVPTRWVIERSNAWVERCKILVKNFERTLVNATAKLNLCFIRLMLKRIATHEI
- a CDS encoding DUF1877 family protein translates to MSRGYVAILISQYFIQEIEETGFEAVKFFWADSIDYFPELETRLEDWMANLHLLLSGSENFSMPSFIISHDMEGKEVLLINALMGCHNIENNEYHASYLYPSEVKEVSKHLPEILSEDLSIRWSHLEGKQRLAWDWDLDKAKEYIKEKLIPFYDKASDYESGILVILLPFP
- a CDS encoding transposase, translated to MLNPYSSSLTDKEWEIIEPLLPKKKQTRPPTWTKRQILDGILYQLKNGCNWRDMPRDLPPFSTVYRYYKEWKDTGTFTAIMETLHSTAREQSKKIKMDNFNHH
- a CDS encoding class I SAM-dependent DNA methyltransferase; this translates as MAANTTDLEKRLWEAADELRANSKLKSSEYSVPVLGLIFLRYADWKFSKVEEELKSKGTGRRAITKTDYQAKGVMYLSDTARFSRLQALPEGENTGKAINEAMRAIELDNPALNNVLPKNYNQLENNLLVELLKKFSSIDMGTDLEGDAFGKIYEYFLGKFARSEGQKGGEFFTPTSVVKLIVEIIEPFHGRIFDPACGSGGMFVQSALFVERHKKEANKEISIYGQEKVGETVRLCHMNLAVHGLSGDIKEGNSYYDDIHDSLGKFDFVMANPPFNVDKVDKDRIESAPRLKAFGMPRADNANYLWIHYFYSSLSPKGRAGFVMANSASDARGSELEIRKKLIQSGSVDVMVAVGSNFFYTVTLPCTLWFLDKGKTGTIRKNKVLFIEPVSYLL